From the genome of Apodemus sylvaticus chromosome 3, mApoSyl1.1, whole genome shotgun sequence, one region includes:
- the LOC127680005 gene encoding LOW QUALITY PROTEIN: Kruppel-like factor 18 (The sequence of the model RefSeq protein was modified relative to this genomic sequence to represent the inferred CDS: inserted 1 base in 1 codon) — protein MEMAENTVASQPGSLNTQPSPVGSSQLVSGQSPDMPTWKQTMMASTSCSNQDAACTLSSTAHLGEANDFQFGEPIETSFWYQQVVSAEQKISPAGPQHMQLNSTPKTCLSHSQQRAILDTRDTLYNEGYWKRTLNSDKTLLFKNTDMCLNPRINFGNQQKVLSGSHAVQDPNVDHSLASKHDQIFSGEHEMPFHGYQTNYNQMLHSNVGHLTLYGNQMISPSYTQAPYPNQIITSFSEQNRFRNHQESPVADNEYYGDQVILPNGNQVFSEPQMRINCDQTNDQMKSFSVQNVSKDQENLLSGEHSLSGYHSSGYRCDQDLIVNHQVSISIAGQSFYEFQKETSSFDTTLHGYKRTTYSPEENLASHSETSPSSEEIFYLGQIKTSFDENVCPSQNGTPNLEGSLDWQVTSLSPQASYVDENPYPSSXPLVQRQPQENSSASSLVQVQHAEMKLDTKTKSPVSRKNPHPLKSFACTYQDCQKSYKKSHHLKNHMKKHTRQKDYACDEPGCKWKFFRSEDLKRHKQKHSGERPYSCDMCNKSYSRPDYLKKHQRIHLQTSPTTAT, from the exons ATGGAGATGGCAGAAAACACAGTTGCTTCCCAGCCAGGATCCCTGAATACCCAGCCTTCCCCTGTGGGGTCCAGCCAGCTTGTATCAGGACAGAGCCCAGATATGCCTACCTGGAAACAAACAATGATGGCATCAACATCCTGTAGCAACCAAGATGCAGCCTGTACTCTGAGTTCAACAGCACACCTGGGAGAAGCCAATGATTTCCAGTTTGGAGAGCCAATTGAGACCTCTTTTTGGTACCAGCAAGTTGTGTCTGCTGAGCAGAAAATCTCCCCTGCAGGCCCTCAGCACATGCAGCTCAACAGCACCCCGAAGACATGCCTCTCTCATTCCCAGCAGAGAGCAATACTTGACACCAGGGATACTCTCTACAATGAAGGCTACTGGAAGAGGACACTGAACTCTGACAAGACCCTCTTGTTCAAAAATACAGACATGTGTTTGAATCCCAGGATTAACTTTGGTAATCAACAAAAGGTCCTCTCTGGAAGTCATGCAGTCCAGGACCCAAATGTAGATCACTCCCTTGCTTCTAAACATGACCAGATTTTCAGTGGTGAACATGAGATGCCTTTCCATGGTTACCAGACCAACTACAATCAAATGTTACACAGTAATGTAGGGCATCTGACTCTCTATGGGAATCAGATGATATCACCCAGTTATACACAGGCCCCTTATCCCAATCAAATCATAACATCCTTTTCTGAACAGAATCGTTTTAGGAATCACCAGGAGAGCCCAGTAGCTGACAATGAATACTATGGAGATCAGGTGATACTGCCAAATGGAAACCAggttttctctgagcctcagatgagaattaACTGTGACCAAACAAATGACCAAATGAAATCCTTCAGTGTTCAGAATGTCTCCAAAGATCAAGAGAATCTCCTCAGTGGTGAGCACTCCCTCTCTGGGTATCATTCATCAGGGTACAGATGTGACCAGGATTTGATTGTGAATCACCAGGTATCAATTTCAATTGCTGGCCAgtctttctatgagtttcagaaaGAGACTTCCAGTTTTGACACAACTCTTCATGGGTATAAGAGGACAACATACAGTCCAGAAGAGAACCTGGCTAGCCATTCAGAGACAAGTCCCAGTTCTGAAGAGATATTCTATTTGGGTCAGATAAAGACCTCTTTTGATGAAAATGTCTGCCCAAGTCAGAATGGAACACCCAATCTGGAAGGAAGCCTTGATTGGCAGGTGACTTCACTTAGTCCCCAAGCCTCATATGTGGATGAAAACCCTTATCCTTCAA TCCCTTTGGTCCAAAGACAACCTCAGGAAAACTCTTCAGCTTCCAGTTTGGTCCAGGTACAACATGCAGAGATGAAGttagacaccaagaccaagagcCCAGTGTCCCGGAAGAACCctcatcctttgaagagcttcgcCTGTACCTACCAGGATTGTCAGAAATCATACAAAAAGTCTCACCACCTCAAAAACCACATGAAGAAACACACGCGTCAGAAGGATTATGCCTGTGATGAGCCTGGATGCAAATGGAAATTCTTCCGCTCAGAAGATCTCAAGAGACACAAGCAAAAGCACAGTGGGGAGAGGCCCTACTCCTGTGACATGTGCAACAAAAGCTATTCCAGACCCGATTATCTCAAAAAGCATCAGAGGATCCATCTTCAAACATCACCCACCACTGCAACCTGA